The Amphiura filiformis chromosome 13, Afil_fr2py, whole genome shotgun sequence genome segment ATTTTCTACactattaaataaaataatgtcaGTACCTAACACACATGGCACAAAAGAAACTGATTAAAACAGGAAGCAACTTTCCTCAGTTGTCCAAATTTAACATGATCTGCATTTCATAGTACATGGACATTTAACCAATATAATTTAACATAAAGACACTATAGACATTAAGTTAATGTACTGAATATGCCCCAATATACTCCTCCCTCACTTGTACTTGGTCATTCCATGTTTCAAGAAATGCATGCATGCCTATAGCTTTCACAGCACCCGAATACCAAATCaatcatgtatatttgtaagcTTACCTATACTGTCCATGCTAATAACACTTGCACACTTCCAAGCAGTAATAATTATACTCTATATAGCTACATGGATCACATATACATTGATTGTCAAATAACATCACAATGTTAATGAAATGAAGGCATTTCATagctgaaaacatcaaaaaaacaaGAAGCTACATCATCTCTGCAGTCCTCACAATTCAAAATGACAGTTGGAAATATATTCCCATAATGCACCATTTGACACTGAGGTCATATTGCTAAATATTTTATattgctaattttatattgcttACTACTAGTTGTTAACAATATATTGCTTGAAATGTTTATATTGTTTGTTTAGTTTTATACTGCTAAATGGATATTGATTCAGTTAACAATATATTgcctaaatatttatattgctagCTAGTTgatttaatataagcaatatgcTTCAACACTGCTTGTGGTATTGCTAAAATaaagcatattttgtttattgCTTGTGATATTGCTTAAATATTGCTTAATAAGGCTTCAACATTGGTAAGggttcgtttagcaaaaatatcatcaaatttgaatttagttctggtataccagacccGTACCCGGGGATGCGCTGCACACAAACAGAAAACAAAACTACGAGCAGAgattcattttttaaataattaaggaTCAGAAGTCCGATATAATTATTTCTGTAGATGCAGGGATTGCCTGTGTACATGCATGCAGTCATGAAATAATTTGTTTACTTCATTTAGGGGccgtgtgcaataattatgatcccaTGGTGGGATGgtaaaatgtggggggggggggcaagaaaatttACCCCTCCCCCGCGGCTCGTAATTATTACACATTTACCTTATTTACACATGTGGCATTATGAGTTCCTTTTTTATGTGACCATAGACCCTAGTTTTTGATGCTACTTGCACTGATGCTTTTCTGTACATAGAAAACAAAACTATGAGCAGAGTTTAGCTTTATTATTGTATAATACCATAAAATAAAGATTGAAAGTCCGATATAATTATTTCTGTAGATGAAATCTCTCACACAGGATGTGTAGAACGTGAAATTTACCTTATTTACACATaggcttaggggctgtgcaataattatgagccccgggggggggggggggaaacggctcgccaaaaaatcgcttgcccccccaaaaccgcttcccccccccctcggcccggcAACAAATGTTGCGAAAAGAGTGaaaagaaaatttgcatatttaagcgtttctgtctACGGTTTTCatcgcctttttagagcgtttttatttaaaaggcgcccaagaacgcatgccaaaaatcgcttgcccacccctctcggcttgccaaaaattacttgcccccttcagctcgccaaacatttcttgcccccccaattttaccctcccccagggctcataattattgcacagccccttattgtgGCATTACGAGTTCTTTTAGTTTTTGATGCTACTTGGACTGATGCTAATTTTCTTTGTGTGGGTTTGGAGGTGCCTCTTATGAAAAGTACTGTGTGAAATACATCTTTGACAAATCTCACACTAATATGGTTTTTCTTcggtgtgagttttgatgtggCTTTTAAGAGAACTTTTCTGTGTAAATGTTTTTTGACAAATCTCACAATGGAAGGGCTTTGTGAGTCCTGATGTGTCGTTTATGATTACTACTCtctgcaaagcatttctgacaatgttcacactgatatggtttctctttggtgtgagttctgatgtggcctTGAAGTTGAGCCTGCTGGGCAAACGTTTTCTGACATATCTTGCACTGaaatggtttttctttggtgtgagttctgatgtggcttATAAGAGAACTTTTCTGTGTAAATGTGTTTTGACAAATCTCACATTGGAAGGGCTTTTCAtttgtgtgaattctgatgtgtgtTTTAAGACTGCTTTTAAGTGTAAAAGTcctctgacaatactcacactgatatggtttctctttggtgtgaattctgatgtgacCTTGCAGATGGGCCTGCTGTgcaaatgttttctgacaatactGACATTGaaagggtttttctttggtgtgagttctgatatgtcgTTTGTAACCATTATTGTCtgcaaagcatttctggcaatattcacactgatatggctttTCTTTGGTATGCGTTCTGATATGGATTTTAAGACTGCTCTGGTGTGCAAAAGTTTTCCCACAAATCTGGCACTGAAAGGGCTTTTCTTGTGTGTGAATTCTGGTGTGGCTTTTAAGATAGACCTGATGTGCAAAAGTTCTCTGACAATACTTACACTGAAATGGGTTTTCTTGTGTGTGAGTTCTGGTGTGGCGTTTAAGATAGACCTGCTGTGCAAAAGTTTTCTCACAAAACAAACACTGAAACGGcttttcttttgtgtgagttctgatgtgttctaTAAGAGTACTTTTCCGTGCAAAGGTTTTctgacaaaactcacactgaaatggcttttcatttgtgtgagttctgatatggtttATAAGAGTACTTTTCGATGCAAAAGCTTTTTGACAAAACTCACATTGCAAGGTCTTTTCTTTTATGTGATATTTGAGGTGTCTTCTCATTTTTTCTCTATCTGTGAAACACTTCTGACAATACTGGCACTGTAAGATGACATTTCTGGTTTGAGTTCCGATGTGCATAGCAAGTTCACTTTTATCTAAAACACATTTCTGACAATGTTCACATCTGCCTGTCTCTGTATGACCGCCATCTTTTCGTTCACATATTGGACAGTACAAACTTTGCCCTCTAGCATTAAGCCTGTTACGCTTCATCCGATGTCTACGAACATGTTGCTTAAATCCATCAAAGGAGTGAAAGTAACTTATACAATAAGAACAAGTGAATGGTTTAAACATCTTTACCGGCTTCCTTGCCATTCTGGATAAAGAATTAATGGAGTTGATCATTCCTCTCATCAGA includes the following:
- the LOC140167976 gene encoding uncharacterized protein; this translates as MRGMINSINSLSRMARKPVKMFKPFTCSYCISYFHSFDGFKQHVRRHRMKRNRLNARGQSLYCPICERKDGGHTETGRCEHCQKCVLDKSELAMHIGTQTRNVILQCQYCQKCFTDREKMRRHLKYHIKEKTLQCEFCQKAFASKSTLINHIRTHTNEKPFQCEFCQKTFARKSTLIEHIRTHTKEKPFQCLFCEKTFAQQVYLKRHTRTHTQENPFQCKYCQRTFAHQVYLKSHTRIHTQEKPFQCQICGKTFAHQSSLKIHIRTHTKEKPYQCEYCQKCFADNNGYKRHIRTHTKEKPFQCQYCQKTFAQQAHLQGHIRIHTKEKPYQCEYCQRTFTLKSSLKTHIRIHTNEKPFQCEICQNTFTQKSSLISHIRTHTKEKPFQCKICQKTFAQQAQLQGHIRTHTKEKPYQCEHCQKCFAESSNHKRHIRTHKALPL